AATTTTGTTTGATCTTTTTTGTTTGGGATACAAAGTCGGAAATCAGGATTAGTTGATCAAAGTGTTGCAAAagcataaatcaattcaaaatggACATACAAATACAAATAAGTGGAACATTTGAAGACACGGCAACTTCaggaatacaaaaccaaacaacaagaagatgaTTATTGTGGAAGCCATTACAATAACCAAGAAGTAGTCTTTTGTAAACTTAAGTTTTCTTACTTTCTTTTacaacaaaaatatttcatacttTTGTTTACCTTTTGTATCTAAATATAAATACATATATATTTATCAAACACACTACACAACCCTGCTCGTTCCAACTCGGGAGAAATTAATCACTGTTATCGTTGTTTTATTTTGATCTGGAATGGGAAGAATTGAGAGATAAAACAAGCTGGATGTGGTTATAACCCTAATCCCTCAGCTTCTATTCTTGCATTTCTCCACAGCTCTTGGTGCTGCTGTAGATTCAAAAAACAAAAGAGACATCACGTTATTACATGAAACAGTAATCAAGTCGGACATATGAATATTGCGTATGTATCAAGGTACTAACCAAGTCCAAGTGCGTCGGACCCTTTCATAATACGTATACGCTTGCATGAATCAACAAACATCCTGTACGTAATTCCGAGCATTCAGTTTAAGTTTCAACAAAgcttattatattttatttgatgggttcGTATGGATGATAAAGAACTTACTTCCATGGGACATCGCCAACGAGCATCCAGTCACCGTCCTTATCTTCGTAGGTTGGCAGGTACTCCGACCCATTTAAAAGATCCATCAACTTGCTTTCGTTCATAAAATCCTTCATTCCATGAGGTCCACAGTTTCCTTCATTACATCAAcaaccaaatcaatctaaaatgattagtctaaataaatcaaaaacaaaaaggatCCATAAATTTAAATTTTGCTTACCAATTGTGAAGGAACTAAACATTTTTCCTAGGGCATCAGAAAGGTCCTTGTAGCTGTTGTACAAATTTAAATCCACCTTACGCAGATAAGGTGCACCATCCATGCTAACCTTAACAAAAGCTGGATTGACGTTGCCGCTAACCTTCTCTTCTTCGTCGGAACTGTTCTTCTGGATGGAAGAAGTAATCAAGTTCTTCCGGTATGATCGAACAGGTGGCCAACCCACCACTTGTGCCCCGGAAGATCTAACAGGTGGCCAACCCACTACTTGTGTCCTGCAATTAGTTAACAATCAATAATAGTTCATTAAATTAACATGTTTACAATAATTCATCACTCTCATACTCGACCTTGGCATTAAATATTATCAATTTCTTGTACAGATTCTACAGAACTAaatgaaaagttttttttttctttttttttttttgaagcaaaacgAAGATGGTTAAGTTGAAAAGCATATAGAAACACATAGTTTTTTTATtgccttaaaaaaaaaatcctaaagatTTTTGCAAGTAACCTAGTGcatgtttttttttaacaaacaGGAGATTCTAATAGGTTCGTTTTTGCTTAATTTTTTATTAGATACTGTTAGCTACCATTATTTTCGTTTTACACATTTTTATATATGCATACGGAATATGGAATTTAAGTATAGCTACATACATATTAATGCATAAAAGCAAAATTCTagtttctattttatttattttttgtaaaatgacCTGTAATTACACCTCCTAATGTTCAAGCAAATGTGAAGGAAAATCAATAGTGCGATTGAGAATGAAATGACATAAGTTCTTCATTTTATTATCTCAAAATTCAGTTAACCATGCATGCATCTGAATGATCTCACTAGACACTTGTAATTAATTAGCTTAGTCGAAAGTAAACTGCGGCATATCAAGTATCAGAAAATTGAGAGAGATGGAGAAAATTACATACTTGGGAGCAGAAGGTTTTGCTTGATCATCCTCATCGGTACAGGAAGAATTAGGAAGAAGATTTTTAGTTTCCTTATGAGAAGCAGtagatgaagacgaagatgaattaTTATTACTCTTATTTTCCTCCATTATTGAATCCTCTTGGACGACACTTGCCTTACTATTAGATAGAATAAGGTTAAGCTTCAAATCAACACTAGATGTATCAGAATATCCTCTCTTCCCTGATAATAGATTAAAATTGCTCGGCGTATTATcgccactaccaccaccatccaTACCTCCTCCTCCCGGTAATCCTAGACACAAATCCGTCTCTAAGTTGATAGCCAATTTCGGCATTTTCTGCCGGCGAACTTCCATACCAAATT
Above is a genomic segment from Papaver somniferum cultivar HN1 chromosome 10, ASM357369v1, whole genome shotgun sequence containing:
- the LOC113319052 gene encoding auxin-responsive protein IAA14-like, which encodes MEVRRQKMPKLAINLETDLCLGLPGGGGMDGGGSGDNTPSNFNLLSGKRGYSDTSSVDLKLNLILSNSKASVVQEDSIMEENKSNNNSSSSSSTASHKETKNLLPNSSCTDEDDQAKPSAPKTQVVGWPPVRSSGAQVVGWPPVRSYRKNLITSSIQKNSSDEEEKVSGNVNPAFVKVSMDGAPYLRKVDLNLYNSYKDLSDALGKMFSSFTIGNCGPHGMKDFMNESKLMDLLNGSEYLPTYEDKDGDWMLVGDVPWKMFVDSCKRIRIMKGSDALGLAAPRAVEKCKNRS